One window from the genome of Streptomyces sp. WZ-12 encodes:
- a CDS encoding pyridoxamine 5'-phosphate oxidase family protein produces MERENGLRMLDRQECLRRLTLVPIGRLVYTHEALPAVLPVNFSLDQDHAVVLRTSALSRLAHAVDGAVVAFEADWFDEAARSGWSVSVIGRAAVVTDPKEQERLRAVGLRSWVAVAQDTFIRIPPELVNGRLLEGHPRGGEGRGAAWLADVS; encoded by the coding sequence ATGGAGCGGGAGAACGGCTTGCGAATGCTGGATCGCCAGGAGTGTCTGCGGCGCCTGACCCTGGTGCCCATCGGACGCCTGGTGTACACGCACGAGGCGTTGCCCGCGGTCCTGCCGGTCAACTTCTCCCTGGACCAGGACCACGCCGTGGTCCTGCGGACGTCCGCCCTGTCGCGCCTGGCACACGCCGTCGACGGGGCCGTCGTGGCATTCGAGGCGGACTGGTTCGACGAGGCCGCGCGGTCGGGGTGGAGCGTGAGCGTGATCGGACGGGCCGCGGTGGTGACCGACCCGAAGGAGCAGGAACGGCTGCGCGCGGTGGGACTCCGCTCGTGGGTGGCGGTGGCACAGGACACCTTCATCCGGATTCCCCCGGAGCTGGTGAACGGCCGTCTTCTGGAAGGACACCCGCGCGGTGGCGAGGGGCGGGGCGCGGCGTGGTTGGCCGATGTCTCCTGA
- a CDS encoding universal stress protein: MDGPVVVGLDGTGNSAPAVRWGVAEAAARKLPLHLLHSWSAAHWPASLAREEADLRRHGTEVLVRAEAVVEELHPGMHVVPELVGEEAPDALAERSGTAAVLVLGSRRHDAIAGFLLGSVSLRVLGRAECPVVTVREDARSAVPAREIVVGVREPGADEAVLDYAFTAAEAHRVGLCAVHAWMPGTAPGGLDTPRADHREDAVRAADECEPLRAGLVPWREKFPEVHTVERVVEGRAAAVLLRAGSRAGLLVIGRQPHRSPMPLGPAVLALLHHSCCPVAVVPRR; this comes from the coding sequence ATGGACGGCCCGGTCGTGGTCGGGTTGGACGGTACCGGCAACAGCGCGCCGGCCGTGCGCTGGGGCGTCGCGGAGGCAGCCGCTCGGAAATTGCCCCTGCACCTCCTGCATTCCTGGTCCGCCGCGCACTGGCCGGCCTCGCTCGCGCGGGAAGAGGCCGATCTGCGCCGGCACGGCACCGAGGTGCTGGTGCGGGCCGAAGCCGTGGTGGAGGAGCTGCACCCGGGAATGCACGTCGTGCCCGAACTGGTCGGCGAGGAGGCGCCTGACGCGCTGGCCGAACGCAGCGGTACGGCCGCCGTCTTGGTGCTCGGCTCCCGCAGACACGACGCGATAGCGGGATTCCTGTTGGGATCGGTGAGCCTGCGGGTCCTCGGACGAGCGGAGTGCCCGGTGGTCACCGTCCGTGAGGACGCGCGGTCCGCGGTCCCCGCCCGGGAGATCGTCGTCGGCGTGCGGGAACCAGGCGCTGACGAAGCCGTGCTGGACTACGCGTTCACCGCGGCCGAGGCTCATCGCGTGGGCCTGTGCGCGGTCCATGCCTGGATGCCCGGCACCGCTCCCGGTGGACTGGACACTCCCCGCGCCGATCACCGGGAGGACGCCGTGCGTGCCGCGGACGAGTGCGAACCGCTCCGGGCCGGGCTGGTCCCGTGGCGGGAGAAGTTCCCCGAGGTCCACACGGTCGAGCGGGTAGTCGAAGGAAGGGCTGCCGCCGTTCTGTTGAGAGCCGGTTCGCGGGCCGGCCTGCTGGTCATCGGTCGACAACCACACCGTTCGCCCATGCCCCTCGGCCCGGCCGTGCTGGCCCTGCTCCACCACTCCTGCTGCCCGGTCGCCGTCGTACCGCGGAGGTGA